In the Populus trichocarpa isolate Nisqually-1 chromosome 1, P.trichocarpa_v4.1, whole genome shotgun sequence genome, one interval contains:
- the LOC7485682 gene encoding methylsterol monooxygenase 2-2, giving the protein MASIIESGWLYLITHFSDFQLACLGSFFLHESVFFLSGLPFIYLERAGWLKKYKIQMKNNTPAAQEKCIVRLLLYHFGVNLPVMLASYPVFRHMGMQSSLPFPSWKVILMQITFYFILEDFIFYWGHRFLHTKWLYKHVHSIHHEYATPFGLTSEYAHPAEILFLGFATIVGPAITGPHLVTLWLWMVLRVLETVEAHCGYHFPWSLSNFLPLYGGADFHDYHHRLLYTKSGNYSSTFTYMDWVFGTDKGYRKLQALKNAGVENGGKQT; this is encoded by the exons ATGGCTTCCATCATCGAATCTGGCTGGCTG TATTTGATCACGCACTTCAGTGATTTTCAGTTGGCATGTCTTGGAAGTTTCTTTCTTCATGAAAGCGTCTTCTTCTTGTCTGGACTTCCTTTCATATATCTCGAAAGGGCTGGATGGCTGAAAAAGTACAAAATTCAG ATGAAAAACAACACCCCTGCAGCTCAGGAGAAATGTATTGTTCGCTTACTCTTGTATCATTTTGGTGTTAATCTACCAGTTATGCTAGCCTCCTATCCTGTCTTCAGACACATGGGCATGCAAAGTAGTCTTCCATTCCCGTCCTG gAAAGTAATTCTAATGCAGATAACATTCTACTTCATCCTGGAAGATTTTATATTCTATTGGGGACACCGGTTCTTACATACAAAATGGCTGTACAAGCATGTGCACAGTATCCATCATGA ATATGCTACACCATTTGGATTAACTTCCGAATATGCTCACCCTGCTGAGATACTGTTCCTTGGTTTTGCTACTATTGTTGGTCCTGCCATCACAGGCCCCCATCTGGTAACTTTGTGGTTATGGATGGTACTAAGGGTCCTGGAGACAGTTGAAGCACATTGTGGTTATCATTTCCCCTGGAGCCTCTCCAATTTTTTACCTTTGTATGGAGG TGCTGATTTTCATGACTACCATCACCGCTTGCTGTATACTAAATCTGGAAACTACTCATCTACTTTCACGTACATGGACTG